A stretch of Aedes aegypti strain LVP_AGWG chromosome 2, AaegL5.0 Primary Assembly, whole genome shotgun sequence DNA encodes these proteins:
- the LOC5572654 gene encoding glycerate kinase isoform X1, whose protein sequence is MLSSLLRKRSKLISVGYRSLHVSGAMDPHINTLKALFLGAVNSVKPKALFESFLRDDSIKEQLHIPGKRYHVVGFGKAVLGMAVQIDRILGERLASGCISIPIGTLERFKDDFEFQLSKSTNIVVIEGARNNLPDVKAVEAARKIKCLAEGMTDDDILCVLVSGGGSALLPLPKTPVTLDEILSVIKLLASAGASIEELNVVRILLSDVKGGKLALAAKHSHKLLSFIISDIVGDPIPLIASGPTVQANVTNKAALNILEKYHLSDKMPHSVVKIIHHSDPKRSKVPGDIHLIGSNKIAIECVVSEASKTGIVALPLTSSVQGNVAPLGKAYAELAANIRKFQDNSTEKHAFIKTVAQLGKSLHYDSSKATELAEIISNNPRKDLLLVAGGEPTVVVQGHGSGGRNQELALRFSLECWQKQDPSLQDVILLSAGTDGIDGPTEAAGAIGGAGVVEQFNAMASQKFVLGFIEDNDSNTFYKLVGNGKYHIVTGHTGTNVMDLHMLYIPWNKK, encoded by the coding sequence ATGTTATCATCATTGCTTCGAAAACGTTCAAAACTGATATCAGTTGGATATCGAAGTTTGCACGTGAGTGGTGCTATGGATCCCCACATCAATACCCTGAAAGCGTTGTTCCTCGGAGCCGTCAACTCTGTCAAACCGAAGGCTCTGTTTGAATCGTTCCTGCGAGATGACTCCATCAAGGAACAACTCCACATTCCGGGTAAACGCTACCATGTAGTGGGTTTTGGTAAAGCAGTTTTGGGAATGGCGGTTCAGATTGACCGTATACTTGGCGAAAGATTGGCCAGTGGTTGTATAAGCATTCCGATAGGAACCCTTGAACGGTTCAAAGATGACTTCGAATTTCAACTAAGCAAAAGCACAAACATCGTTGTCATCGAGGGTGCTCGGAATAATCTTCCAGACGTTAAAGCTGTAGAAGCTGCCAGAAAAATCAAATGCCTTGCTGAAGGAATGACAGACGATGACATCCTGTGCGTTCTGGTGTCCGGAGGAGGTTCGGCCTTACTTCCACTGCCAAAAACTCCTGTTACTTTAGACGAGATACTTTCTGTTATAAAACTACTAGCTTCTGCGGGAGCATCTATCGAAGAACTAAATGTTGTGAGAATTCTACTATCAGACGTCAAAGGAGGAAAGTTGGCTTTGGCTGCCAAGCACTCGCACAAATTACTCAGTTTTATAATTTCCGACATCGTTGGTGATCCAATTCCGCTGATTGCAAGTGGTCCGACTGTTCAAGCTAACGTTACCAACAAAGCAGCATTGAATATCTTGGAGAAATACCATCTGAGTGATAAAATGCCACATTCTGTTGTAAAAATTATCCACCATTCGGATCCCAAGAGAAGTAAGGTCCCAGGCGATATACACTTAATTGGTTCTAACAAAATTGCAATCGAGTGTGTCGTCAGTGAAGCATCAAAGACTGGAATTGTCGCTTTGCCACTAACATCCAGTGTACAAGGAAACGTTGCACCTCTAGGCAAAGCCTACGCAGAATTAGCAGCTAACATAAGAAAATTCCAGGACAACTCTACAGAAAAACATGCTTTCATAAAAACTGTAGCTCAGTTAGGAAAGTCACTTCACTACGACAGTTCAAAAGCTACAGAACTGGCCGAAATAATATCGAACAACCCTAGAAAGGACTTGCTACTTGTTGCCGGAGGAGAGCCCACTGTGGTGGTGCAAGGTCACGGCTCGGGAGGAAGGAATCAGGAACTCGCCTTAAGATTCAGTCTGGAATGCTGGCAGAAGCAGGATCCATCTCTTCAGGACGTGATACTACTCTCGGCCGGTACGGATGGAATCGATGGGCCAACGGAGGCAGCTGGAGCCATTGGAGGAGCCGGAGTAGTGGAGCAGTTTAATGCAATGGCTAGTCAAAAGTTCGTTTTGGGCTTTATCGAAGATAATGATTCGAACACTTTCTACAAATTGGTAGGAAATGGAAAGTATCATATCGTGACGGGACATACCGGCACGAACGTAATGGATTTGCATATGTTGTACATACCATGGAATAAGaagtaa
- the LOC5572654 gene encoding glycerate kinase isoform X2 has protein sequence MDPHINTLKALFLGAVNSVKPKALFESFLRDDSIKEQLHIPGKRYHVVGFGKAVLGMAVQIDRILGERLASGCISIPIGTLERFKDDFEFQLSKSTNIVVIEGARNNLPDVKAVEAARKIKCLAEGMTDDDILCVLVSGGGSALLPLPKTPVTLDEILSVIKLLASAGASIEELNVVRILLSDVKGGKLALAAKHSHKLLSFIISDIVGDPIPLIASGPTVQANVTNKAALNILEKYHLSDKMPHSVVKIIHHSDPKRSKVPGDIHLIGSNKIAIECVVSEASKTGIVALPLTSSVQGNVAPLGKAYAELAANIRKFQDNSTEKHAFIKTVAQLGKSLHYDSSKATELAEIISNNPRKDLLLVAGGEPTVVVQGHGSGGRNQELALRFSLECWQKQDPSLQDVILLSAGTDGIDGPTEAAGAIGGAGVVEQFNAMASQKFVLGFIEDNDSNTFYKLVGNGKYHIVTGHTGTNVMDLHMLYIPWNKK, from the coding sequence ATGGATCCCCACATCAATACCCTGAAAGCGTTGTTCCTCGGAGCCGTCAACTCTGTCAAACCGAAGGCTCTGTTTGAATCGTTCCTGCGAGATGACTCCATCAAGGAACAACTCCACATTCCGGGTAAACGCTACCATGTAGTGGGTTTTGGTAAAGCAGTTTTGGGAATGGCGGTTCAGATTGACCGTATACTTGGCGAAAGATTGGCCAGTGGTTGTATAAGCATTCCGATAGGAACCCTTGAACGGTTCAAAGATGACTTCGAATTTCAACTAAGCAAAAGCACAAACATCGTTGTCATCGAGGGTGCTCGGAATAATCTTCCAGACGTTAAAGCTGTAGAAGCTGCCAGAAAAATCAAATGCCTTGCTGAAGGAATGACAGACGATGACATCCTGTGCGTTCTGGTGTCCGGAGGAGGTTCGGCCTTACTTCCACTGCCAAAAACTCCTGTTACTTTAGACGAGATACTTTCTGTTATAAAACTACTAGCTTCTGCGGGAGCATCTATCGAAGAACTAAATGTTGTGAGAATTCTACTATCAGACGTCAAAGGAGGAAAGTTGGCTTTGGCTGCCAAGCACTCGCACAAATTACTCAGTTTTATAATTTCCGACATCGTTGGTGATCCAATTCCGCTGATTGCAAGTGGTCCGACTGTTCAAGCTAACGTTACCAACAAAGCAGCATTGAATATCTTGGAGAAATACCATCTGAGTGATAAAATGCCACATTCTGTTGTAAAAATTATCCACCATTCGGATCCCAAGAGAAGTAAGGTCCCAGGCGATATACACTTAATTGGTTCTAACAAAATTGCAATCGAGTGTGTCGTCAGTGAAGCATCAAAGACTGGAATTGTCGCTTTGCCACTAACATCCAGTGTACAAGGAAACGTTGCACCTCTAGGCAAAGCCTACGCAGAATTAGCAGCTAACATAAGAAAATTCCAGGACAACTCTACAGAAAAACATGCTTTCATAAAAACTGTAGCTCAGTTAGGAAAGTCACTTCACTACGACAGTTCAAAAGCTACAGAACTGGCCGAAATAATATCGAACAACCCTAGAAAGGACTTGCTACTTGTTGCCGGAGGAGAGCCCACTGTGGTGGTGCAAGGTCACGGCTCGGGAGGAAGGAATCAGGAACTCGCCTTAAGATTCAGTCTGGAATGCTGGCAGAAGCAGGATCCATCTCTTCAGGACGTGATACTACTCTCGGCCGGTACGGATGGAATCGATGGGCCAACGGAGGCAGCTGGAGCCATTGGAGGAGCCGGAGTAGTGGAGCAGTTTAATGCAATGGCTAGTCAAAAGTTCGTTTTGGGCTTTATCGAAGATAATGATTCGAACACTTTCTACAAATTGGTAGGAAATGGAAAGTATCATATCGTGACGGGACATACCGGCACGAACGTAATGGATTTGCATATGTTGTACATACCATGGAATAAGaagtaa